One Nostocoides sp. HKS02 genomic window carries:
- a CDS encoding Gfo/Idh/MocA family protein — MAAAVTDRQDGPVALSLPAPRTPDPASAPALRWGILAPGGIAHAFASALRARTGQQLQAVGSRSLPRAEAFAREFGVRTAYGSYAAAVADPDVDVVYIASPHSEHQALALLAIEAGKPVLVEKAFTRNAAEASSVVDAARAAGVFAMEAMWTRFQPRIDVVRQCLEQGLLGEVHTVLADHGQRLHPGGPARLAQPELAGGALLDLGIYPVSFAHLVFGGFESVSATGQLTELGVDAQDAITVTATNGGLGLLGTTMLAKTPTTASISGTEARLELDGDFYSAGAAIRLVDTDGSELDRFEPRDRDHGLHFQAAEVARRVVAGELESPLMPLDETVAIMTALDQVRAQVGVRYPGE, encoded by the coding sequence ATGGCGGCTGCGGTAACCGACCGGCAGGATGGGCCCGTGGCCCTCTCACTCCCCGCACCGCGCACGCCCGACCCCGCGAGTGCTCCGGCCCTGCGCTGGGGCATCCTCGCTCCGGGCGGCATCGCCCACGCGTTCGCGTCCGCCCTGCGGGCGAGGACCGGTCAGCAGCTCCAGGCGGTCGGCTCCCGGAGCCTGCCCCGCGCCGAGGCGTTCGCGCGGGAGTTCGGGGTCAGGACGGCATACGGCTCGTATGCCGCGGCCGTCGCGGACCCGGACGTGGACGTGGTCTACATCGCCTCACCGCACTCCGAGCACCAAGCGCTGGCGCTGCTCGCGATCGAGGCCGGTAAGCCCGTGCTCGTCGAGAAGGCCTTCACCCGCAACGCCGCCGAGGCGAGCTCGGTGGTGGATGCCGCCAGGGCCGCTGGCGTGTTCGCCATGGAGGCGATGTGGACGCGGTTCCAGCCGCGCATCGACGTCGTGCGGCAGTGCCTCGAGCAGGGCCTCCTCGGCGAGGTCCACACCGTGCTGGCCGACCACGGCCAGCGGCTGCATCCGGGCGGCCCGGCGCGGTTGGCCCAGCCCGAGCTCGCGGGTGGGGCGCTGCTCGACCTGGGCATCTATCCGGTGTCGTTCGCCCACCTGGTCTTCGGGGGGTTCGAATCGGTCAGCGCCACCGGCCAGCTGACCGAGCTCGGCGTCGACGCCCAGGACGCCATCACCGTCACGGCGACGAACGGTGGTCTCGGCCTGCTCGGCACGACCATGCTCGCCAAGACCCCCACGACCGCCTCGATCAGCGGCACCGAAGCGCGCCTCGAGCTCGACGGCGACTTCTACAGTGCCGGCGCCGCCATCAGACTGGTCGACACCGACGGCTCCGAGCTCGACCGGTTCGAACCGCGTGACCGTGACCACGGCCTGCACTTCCAGGCGGCCGAGGTGGCGCGACGGGTCGTGGCGGGCGAGCTCGAG